Proteins from a genomic interval of Quercus lobata isolate SW786 chromosome 11, ValleyOak3.0 Primary Assembly, whole genome shotgun sequence:
- the LOC115968589 gene encoding 2-hydroxyisoflavanone dehydratase-like: protein MPYPSPKKKIRTQFYHSLIAMASSTNSNEIIHDFPPFFKAFKDGHIERYMTHDHFPAGLDPNTGIQSKDVVISPETGLSARIYIPKINGPDQKLPLLVHYHGGGFCAGSPYETVLHKFIISLISQANVVVITVDYRLAPEHPLPIAYDDSWAALQWIATHSNHQGPEPWLNEYVDFGRVFLAGESAGANITHYVAVRAGATGLAGLKIVGLIIIHPFFGGKERDEMYKFLCPTSSGCDDDPKLNPAVDPDLSSLGCSKVLVCVAEKDWLKDRGVTYCEILGKSGWGGSVELLESKGEDHCFHLFNADGENFRPLMKKFVDFILRD from the coding sequence atgcCTTAtccttcccccaaaaaaaaaatcagaaccCAATTTTATCACTCTCTTATTGCAATGGCTTCAAGCACCAACAGCAATGAGATCATCCATGATTTCCCACCATTCTTCAAAGCATTCAAAGATGGCCACATAGAAAGGTACATGACCCATGACCATTTCCCAGCTGGGCTTGACCCAAACACCGGTATCCAATCCAAAGACGTGGTCATCTCACCCGAAACCGGTTTATCAGCCCGAATCTACATCCCCAAAATCAACGGCCCAGATCAAAAGTTACCACTTCTCGTCCACTACCATGGTGGAGGCTTCTGTGCTGGATCACCGTACGAAACTGTTCTTCACAAATTCATCATATCTTTGATTTCCCAAGCCAATGTTGTTGTTATCACCGTTGATTATAGGCTAGCCCCAGAGCACCCACTACCGATTGCATATGATGATTCGTGGGCCGCGTTGCAGTGGATTGCTACTCACTCTAATCACCAAGGACCCGAACCGTGGTTAAACGAGTATGTGGATTTCGGGCGGGTTTTCTTGGCGGGTGAGAGTGCTGGAGCTAATATAACACACTACGTGGCAGTCCGAGCTGGCGCTACTGGATTGGCTGGGTTGAAGATTGTTGGGTTAATTATAATTCACCCTTTCTTTGGGGGCAAAGAGCGTGATGAGATGTACAAGTTTTTGTGTCCTACAAGTTCCGGGTGTGATGATGACCCGAAATTGAACCCGGCGGTGGATCCGGATTTGTCTAGCTTGGGGTGTTCTAAGGTTCTTGTGTGCGTGGCAGAGAAGGATTGGTTGAAAGATAGAGGGGTGACTTACTGTGAGATTTTGGGCAAGAGTGGGTGGGGTGGTAGCGTGGAATTGTTGGAGAGTAAAGGAGAGGACCACTGCTTTCATTTGTTCAATGCTGATGGTGAAAACTTTAGGCCCCTGATGAAAAAGTTTGTTGACTTCATTTTAAGGGATTAA